The following are encoded in a window of Cydia splendana chromosome 6, ilCydSple1.2, whole genome shotgun sequence genomic DNA:
- the LOC134791553 gene encoding uncharacterized protein LOC134791553: MAKPSFDVKTAIALLPVMTGQEDTTKQLIDGILMYSSIINSETQQVLIDFVLKTRLSSSAKLRLKTSYSSVELLVTDMRTFLLPKKSSESIQAQLYRARQGRRTIEAFGAEIEDLFVNLTISQADGNDSRYDILRPLNEKSAIKRFADGLADPKLSTIISSRQFTSLPEAIRTAIDENSSSPQQDQVLHYGRGHSRNNYGNRNAHSARYNRNKGRDFNTGNKNTFGTRYYSNNNRNTGDKLTTTNLLEHKINLKENASPVYVKPYRIPHALRKELQTQIQDMLDNDIIEETTSEWSSPVLLVPKKSDKLGEKKWRLVVDYSTEKALAQHCDAATNIAVILPVP, from the exons ATGGCTAAGCCCAGTTTTGATGTCAAGACGGCCATCGCCTTGTTGCCCGTCATGACGGGGCAGGAGGATACCACTAAACAATTAATAGACGGTATCCTAATGTACAGTTCCATTATTAATAGCGAAACTCAACAGGTTTTAATAGACTTCGTCCTAAAAACAAGACTTTCATCTAGCGCTAAGCTCAGATTAAAGACGTCATATAGTAGCGTAGAATTACTTGTCACGGATATGCGCACATTTTTACTACCTAAAAAATCGTCCGAATCGATTCAGGCTCAACTATACAGAGCTAGGCAAGGTAGGAGAACTATAGAGGCATTCGGAGCCGAGATCGAGGATCTTTTCGTCAACCTGACCATATCTCAGGCCGACGGTAACGATAGCAGGTACGATATACTTCGTCCGCTGAACGAGAAATCAGCCATTAAACGGTTTGCAGACGGTCTAGCAGACCCAAAATTAAGCACAATAATATCATCTAGGCAATTTACGTCATTGCCCGAAGCAATCAGGACGGCCATTGACGAGAACAGCTCATCACCACAACAGGATCAGGTCCTACATTATGGACGGGGACATTCTCGTAATAATTACGGGAACCGGAATGCCCACTCTGCGCGTTACAATAGGAATAAGGGCAGAGATtttaacacaggaaataaaaatacattcggGACACGGTATTATTCCAATAATAACCGTAACACAG GCGACAAGCTTACCACAACAAACTTGCTGGAGcacaaaattaacttaaaagaaAATGCAAGCCCAGTATACGTAAAACCTTACAGGATACCACATGCCTTACGCAAAGAACTTCAAACGCAGATCCAAGATATGCTAGATAACGACATAATAGAAGAGACTACTTCCGAGTGGTCCAGCCCAGTTTTGCTTGTTCCTAAAAAGAGTGATAAGTTAGGAGAAAAGAAATGGAGATTGGTTGTCGACTACAG CACAGAGAAGGCGCTGGCTCAGCATTGTGATGCGGCAACCAACATCGCTGTTATTCTACCAGTACCTTAA